The Pempheris klunzingeri isolate RE-2024b chromosome 15, fPemKlu1.hap1, whole genome shotgun sequence genome contains the following window.
CGCTCACTGAACTAAAGCTATCTTACTAAATTACATTGTAATAATTATAGcccagagagatgagagagattCAAACCCCTCCGCCAAACTGGGTTGATTTAAAGTCGTGTGGTGCCACTAGCATCTGTAAAAGTGAGAGAAGTACTTCTGGTGAACCTACCTTTATCGAGAGAGCGTAAAGGTGGTTTAGCATGACGTGGTTGGGCTCAGGCAGCAGGGCAGGGTCACACTGCCACGACAAAGTTAGAGGAAGTGTTACAGACCACAGGGAAAAAGATAAACAACGGCAAAGACAAATCAAATCGAGGTCTGAGGATGTGTAGATGGGGAGAAGTGGCAACAGGAAAGATGGAGACACTAACAGATATATTGGTGTCCTTGTTGAGAATGACTtgaaggaggtgaggagggagtATAGGCGGGGCTTTGAAATGCTCCTCAGGTCTGAAGATGTACTGCTCCTGCCCATATGGACctggaggagagctggacagatctgtaaacacacaaaacgGTCACCATTCACCATTCATAAAAACTTCTATTGCAAAGTACCTTTGTTAAGCTTTTATCAGTGTTTACTACTGGCCAATTTGTAACTAAAATTAtccataaaaatgacaaacaaacacaacaatgattGAATATTATATGTATATGGACACATCAGAAGCGATTTTGAACAATTTCTGCCGAGAAACTATTCAAATGAATTTCCCATACAATTCAATGCTATCCTTGTCCGACCTGTGTTGAAGCATAACAAAAAAGCAGATGGCAAGctcaacaaagaaaaagaaaatacactttTACAATAATTTTTGTTGCTAACTGCTTGGCTAAAATAAACAGTAtaaacagtgcaacaacatttAGGACATAGGCTGACCTGACGTATCTGACTCCTGAGAGTCAACCTGCAGGGCGTCAAACACCTCAAAGTCGGACTTCTTCACCTGGATCAGGTTGTTGATGGTACCGAGCTGGCTGGTTATAACTGGCTGCAAAAGAGGAATGTTCCAAGAGTAAGTAATGATGAGTTATTATCTAGAACACACCCCAGGTTTTTAGAAAAGGCTTTGATGACTATGCTCTGGGTGCGGTTGCATTTACACAAGGATTTTAAATAACGTACAGCAATGTTTGCATGGTTCTCTGACCAAATTCCATGACAACAGCAACACCGCCAACATCAGTCAGCACTTTAAAGTTACGAAATGAGATATGCTTATCTGTTTCTTAATGAAATTTGGGGTTAAGGGAAAACATTCAGAATCCATGTGCAAAAGTACATACATGATAAAAGAGTTTTTCACCACATTTTAATCTAAGTGTTATAAAAAAGAACTTAATAAACAGGTGTAGTTGTAACATGACAATGACACTATGTACCTCTGAAGCATCGTGGACCCACTGTCCATCGACAAAAAACTTGTACTGGTGCTCTCCTTCTGGCAGGTCCAGGATTGCTACAAAGTCAttgtggctttgaagagaggaaaagaaagtaTTAGTGCATTAGTGGGCTTGATGCCCAGTTAAAACTATCTCACACAGTTGAAGCAACTATGTGTGAGACATTTACAGCAGGCtgaataaagaagaaaacaaaacactgcttaCCTTTTATTTAGTGGTATCTTTGTGCTCCAGTTATTGAAGGAACCAGCTATGTAGACCTCCTTTCCCCCTCCACCCCAGCGGATGACAGTGGGTCGAGCTTGAGGACCAGTTTTCACCAAGTCATCCAGATCTGGGGTGAATTCTTTCTCTCCTAATGCCTAAAAGCAATTAATTGATACCATCAACTATAAGATTCTTTTGAATAATCATAGCAATCAGCATAGAAATCTGACAGGTATTCCTGCAGTGCACACAGTACAATAATCTGCATTTCTGTTCCTCCAGCAGTACCTTGGACTCTGGCCCGTGGGTGTTGAAGATGTTGGGGTCATCTGTGCTGTCCACCATCTTGCTGCTGGGTTCTTGATCTTTGTGACTGCCGCTGCTGTCTGAGCGTTGGGCCTTGGCTCCATGGCGATCTCCAGCCACCCTGTCACTCGTGTTACCCATAATGCCTCACTATTTATAGTGCTGCTGAAAAGAGAAGACAACTTCTTAAATGCTTGGGGACAAGCCAGAAACTAAGGGATCCTAATGTTTGTATAATGTAGGTATTTAGAAACTAGAAACAGATAAAATGCAGCATAGACTGGGACCCAGAATCAGTGCTGAACAacataatatctgatgttttttaATACAACAATAGGGCAGTAGCTTGAAGAACCCCTTGATGTTttggtgtgtatgtgcttgCTTTAATTTAAGACCACAGTGATCAATATAAAACTTTGACACTAGTCAAAGCAGATTACAAATAAGACACCAATAGGTCCAAGATTTCAATATATTGACAATAATAATCATGGCCAAGCCCCAGTTTGTGCCACTTATTCTTGTTTAAATCTGTGACAGTGTAAAGCAGCCTATTGTGACAGCAAATACACAAACGCTAAGTGTGATATGAGGCCAACTTAAAACAGCAAACACCATCTTAACATTTTCCAGATACATCAAATACAAACATGACAAACCGCATTTCCCATAAGGCCTATAGAAAGGCTAAAGGGTTTGTCGATAGTCTGGACAGCCTCAGACACAAGCAAATAACTCCAGCAGTGTCTCCCACTGTGAACCTGCAGCAGATCAAACTAAAACCACCGCTTCCCGTTAATGCAGCCTGACATGGACACAGCTAGCACACCACGGTCCGTTAACGCCCACTGAAGGTTAGCTAGCCACTTCACGAGCAACAAGTTTTCACCCCTCAGACTAAATAATACACGCAACTGGCAGCACTAAGTACATATGGCTTGCTAACTTAGCTGTAACCTACCAATGTCTCCCCGCTGGCAGCTGTGGATCTCTTTGACAGGAGAATATTTTTAGCCGCCGCTTGAAGTTAGCTCGATGCTAGCTGTCACTGTCTAACAACCAGCGAGCTGTTAGTTACAGCGTCAGGGTCGGAGATAAAAAGGCGACGCAGACTTCACCACTTGGAAAACGATAGAGCCAGCGGGCTCACCGACAGCAGCTGGTGTTACCGTGTAGTTTGTTGTCAGGAGGGGGCTCACCGACAGCAGCTGGTGTTATCGTGTAGTTTGTTTTCAGGAGGGGGCTCACCTCTCTCTGACCACTGCAGCGCGACGGTGCCCCAACTACGGTGTGCGGCGAGGACCAAAATTAGTAGGACGTATTGGGCAGGAGACATGGGGCCAGGATATTGGTGACAGATGCAAAACAGACACGGCGACACTCATTTGTATTTAATTCAGTGGAATTGTAAAAtggacatgtttttatttcaattacaTTCAAGCAGCAGAAAACGTTTTGTTATATTGATGGCCTATATAAACATGTTAATGTCAATGTGAACACAAATATGGATGTTCATGGTGTCCATATTTCTTAATTGACAAATCGTTAGGTTAATCTTTGCAGGTGATGTTAGGAGGCCCTGCTTAAGGAAGACTGAGACAGACACCCGTTGACTGGCCTCACCACCCTCACTGTGCTCCAGTCCTCTTCTTGGAACATTATGAACCTCCAATTAAGGCATATGTGGTGTGATACTTCCTTTGCTACAGGGAGGATTCAGTTAAAagccttattattattattattattattattattattatgtgtgcATGATATGCAGATAGAttaactgtgtcatttccagAATCATTTGACCATCTTCTTAATGTTATTCTGAAAGTTTCCCCACAAATTTCTGGACCCATTTGTATTAAGAATGAAACCAAATTCAAATAGTTGCGAGAACTTGAGACTTACACCATGATGTTAATTGAATACTTTGTCACAGTATCTCTATCATCCATTGGTGTTCATTTTAACTCCATCTTACTAATTTTTATTGTGCCAAATAGAATCAGGTTTGTTGGCCTATATTGCGGAATTAAACCTGTTTAATAACCCCAAACTGACATGACTAATAAAAACCTTTGGTCTAAAATGCTACTATGATCTAGTTTACTTGTATTTTACTGACACACACCAATACCTCAAGTTTCAGTCTTGCATGgaaatgtttccatgttttgtctttattagCCTCCAGGCGGAGCTGTTAACATATCTCAGTGATCTTTAAACCAGAGATCCCCAGAGTCCGAGGAGCTGAACTTAACACCACAGAAAGTGTGTAAGCTTTCTAGCAAGTTTCCACATGTTCAGGTTATCGACTATTAAATCGAGACCAGTTTTAGTTTCTTAAAATCCACATTAATTTAACTATTAATAAGGACAAATGGCTGATTGTCATCTTTCTAGTCGATAAAGTGGACACGTGGACATAGTGGTTGGTGGCTGTGTGGAAGAACAAGTAGAAAAACGTTAGATGCAACAGTattgtgtgggtgtatgtgtgtgtgtttaagggtTGGAGGTCTTGATCTGCTGAAATGAGAAGTgacacaagacaaaaaacatgCTCCATCAGTCCAATGACCAGTTGCTCTTTTCTGATAAATGCTACTATGTAACGGACTTGTAACCATCATCCATAAAATAAATCCATAAATAAACATAACTGaaaacagatatatatatagatatctatctatctagagagaaagagagagggagtaaaaaaaacatctcttaTTGTCAGGAAGTTAACATCGCATGGCTGTAAGGCACATTTAAACAATtagcaaacagcacacagaatGTGGAATTAGTGATTTTCACATTGCACAAGATGcctgtgttttcatgcacagtATTCCAGTGTTAACAAGTTATTGATTTTTCAGGGACGGTTATTTTTAGTTaccagctgctgactgtagcactgtttgtctgcagctgaTGTCACTCCAGGGCAGGTGTTTACAACTAAGTGTAAAATTACCTCCAGAGGGTGTGGACTTAAGACTTTAAACTGACagtgtcatttttcaaataagACCTTTACCTCTGCCGTGTATTCTCATTGGATAGTCTCGAGTGTTCTCTgtagaaatatttcttttattactaAAAAGCACAACAGTATGTCCCATTGAGCTACCATTTTGGTTCGATCACAGTCTTTTAAGAATAACAGTAGGATGGATTTATTAACCCATTATGTATTCTCTTAAATTCTAAGTTTGCACTATCTTTTTGTCAAACATTGTTATGGTGTTACAGTGTAAGTGTATGTGTAACAGTAGGATAAGAATTAAAACATGCTCACCACAACTGATAAATGCTTCAGCTACCAACAGACAGACCTTAGTGGGATACATAGTTTTTCATCCACTGAGCTCCTGTGCCAGCTGGTGGAAGTCATGCTCTATATgttaactgtctgtctgttttcttggAGTTATTTCAGCCATTTTCAAGTCTGACAAATCCAGTAAATGGTCCTTTTTTCATTTGCGTGCAGGGATCATTAGGAGATTCCTAACCCGGTCTTCATGTACTCGTAAACCACGTAGCTGATGCTGACAGCAGGGATCACTTTCATGAAGTTTGGCAGGATGCCCCGGTAGAGTCCAAAAAAGCCATCTTTGGCTACAATCTTCTTCAGCAGGCCAGTCATGGAGGACCGGTCTGACGCATCCAGGGACGCTGGAGTGAAAAAGTAAGTTAGGGAGGAAGTGTTGCACCTGAAAGCATGCTTTTTATTCTTTGTACTGTGTGGAGGGAGCAATGCTGGGCACCATTTAAAGCTCCAAACACACAGCGTAAGAGGTAACTACTGACAATCAAATACTTTAATACAAAGAATAGCTGTAGATTGTTATGGGTAAATTCGTGTGTGTATGAATGGGGACAGGGATGCCCTTCTCCACTGCAGGCCCACTTACATAGTGTGAGCTCtaactgaagtgtgtgtttacagaaaaCACTGGGTACCTTTACAGAGCTTTGTCACCACATAAACATCCTGCCTATCATGAAAAATATCATGCACCGTGTAATCACGTGCCATGTGAGTTTTGTCATCACTGTTATCAAATGTCAGACTGAGTTTACCTTGTGCCTGCATGCGAGTGCGTACGAGTGCGAGAGGATAACTGGCCAGCTGGCCACAGGTGCTAGAGATGGTCCCACAGGCCACCAACACCAGAACGCCGGGGTTAGCTGAGTCTTTGGAGTGGTACGACAACCAGGCATTCTTCAGACTCTGAGGATCAGGAGAAAGGTGACAGGAGATTGGAAAAATGGAACTACTGTACATCAGCGCAGCACAAAGATTAATTTCTCTGATTGAATTCAATGCAGCCCTGAAATCCAGGATGAACGGGTGCACCACGCATGCAAATTAGTTAATTTAACAAAGTGCGCTCTGTTGTGAAATATGACTTCAGGGGCAGATTACGTCACACAGCCTGCATACCTCATAAACGGCGAGGTCTATCCCAGCGTAGGGAATGATGCCCACTAAGTTTGGAATGTAGCCCTTGTAGAAAGCTTTGACGCCCTCCTTCCTCAGGATCTTTTTGGCACAATCAAACATTCCTGAATACTGGCCAGTCTTCCTCAGGGTCAGTCTGGTTTTCAATACCTTAAAGAGAGAAAgtacaaaaggagaaaaaaaaactgaggaaCAGATTCTTTGGATGTTTGAGGTATCTCAAAGTTATGGGAAAAGCTTCAAGAAGCGGACACCATTTTATTTCAATGCATCTTGTGAAGGGGACTGTATGATGAAACAGTGATGCAATAGCTGTCTCACCTCCATTGGGTAGAtggctgtctgtgctgtggcTCCAGCCAGAGAGCCGGCCATAAACCTCTTGTGTGTCTCAATCTTCTTGCCCTCTGATGATAACAACTTCTTATACTACAGCGAACAtgcaaatggaaagaaaataaagaagctGTATTCCAGATATTTGTAATGTTAAAACAGTGTGATGTGAACAGCTCAGTCCCTTACTTGTTCATATGCCATGAATTTGATTGCTGTCTCAGGAGCAATCTTTAAAACATTGATCCCATTTCCCCTCCACAGTGAAGTCAGACCGCCCTCTATGATCATCTGTTTGAAGCCGCCGATCAGGCTTATCCGGTTGGTCTTCGAAGAATGAACCTGCAGTACAAATATTACACTTTACAGCTGACAGTTTAACCCTGTGTTAACCTTCCCTCCACGCGTGCCCATCTTCTTCCACATATTTCACCTGCATGAAGACTTTCATTCTGTCCAGGGGGGCAGTCCCGGTGCGGGAGATGGCCCCAGCCACCGCACCCGCAACAAGCTGCTTCCACCAGCCACCTGagctcttttcctcctctgtgaatTCATCTGGGATGGCAAGACTGTCACCTATGTCCAGCACCTGGTGgtataaacacattttcaatgAGTACTGATTGATCAGGGGACACGTCTATTGGTCATTTACTCAGTGGTGTGCGGCTCTGTGGCCATAATAAATACTGTAAGATGTCTCAGATCAGAATTTGTTACGACCCAAAAGATGATGAGGGGAGGTAACAATAGAATAACGGCGGGAAAAACAAATTGATGAGTAGAAAACAAATACTTATTCAAGTAAACCAAAAAGATTACACAACTTAAAGCAAGCTCAAAAGCTGAATGCCACTAATCAACTGAGGAAAACttaacacaaacaacaaaaccacTGCAGGCTCCACTGCCACTGGGAAACCTATTGCGTCACAAACACCACACTGGTGTTGGCTGAatgaaggagggggagagagtggatgTAGCACTCCCCTGCTTCATATACACTCACTGGAGTGAGGGACACCTGTTGCACCTCTAGTGCAGAGGACGAAcctgtggggagagagagagaaccaagaCACCAGCCCACACACATATACGTGGGACAGAATTATTTAGCCTTTCTGAGCATGTATCACTCTCAGGAAGGCACAAGTCACATAGTGTCTGTTCATATGGTTGtcactgtgacaaaaaaaaactcccctACAAGCCTACAAGCACTTCTCCCTTTGAGGCCTATTTTCACAGTGATGCAGCAACTATTTTTCAGTCTTGCCAAACTGTAGAGAAGGCAACATTAACAAAACCTTGAGCTAAGGTTTCAAGGAAATAAAGACATTGTGGCTGTAATATTGGGTAAAACTTGTGCAAGATAAAGGTCACGCGAGGAGGAAAAGCTGCGGGAGTTGTTTgttgcaacaaacaa
Protein-coding sequences here:
- the prkab2 gene encoding 5'-AMP-activated protein kinase subunit beta-2 → MGNTSDRVAGDRHGAKAQRSDSSGSHKDQEPSSKMVDSTDDPNIFNTHGPESKALGEKEFTPDLDDLVKTGPQARPTVIRWGGGGKEVYIAGSFNNWSTKIPLNKSHNDFVAILDLPEGEHQYKFFVDGQWVHDASEPVITSQLGTINNLIQVKKSDFEVFDALQVDSQESDTSDLSSSPPGPYGQEQYIFRPEEHFKAPPILPPHLLQVILNKDTNISCDPALLPEPNHVMLNHLYALSIKDGVMVLSATHRYKKKYVTSLLYKPI
- the LOC139214862 gene encoding mitochondrial adenyl nucleotide antiporter SLC25A24-like; this encodes MYQTLRTLLLSNARCWDAGSERSYQDLFERLDTNKDGKVDVAELRAGLKAMGIFRQGAAQKIVSSGDQNKDGSLDFNEFSKYLKEHEKKLRLTFKSLDRNNDGRIDASEIQQSLAELGIDISRENSLKILQSMDIDGTMMVDWNEWREHFLLCPAHNLEEIIRYWKHSTVLDIGDSLAIPDEFTEEEKSSGGWWKQLVAGAVAGAISRTGTAPLDRMKVFMQVHSSKTNRISLIGGFKQMIIEGGLTSLWRGNGINVLKIAPETAIKFMAYEQYKKLLSSEGKKIETHKRFMAGSLAGATAQTAIYPMEVLKTRLTLRKTGQYSGMFDCAKKILRKEGVKAFYKGYIPNLVGIIPYAGIDLAVYESLKNAWLSYHSKDSANPGVLVLVACGTISSTCGQLASYPLALVRTRMQAQASLDASDRSSMTGLLKKIVAKDGFFGLYRGILPNFMKVIPAVSISYVVYEYMKTGLGIS